In Herbaspirillum seropedicae, a single window of DNA contains:
- a CDS encoding SDR family NAD(P)-dependent oxidoreductase, which translates to MAVKQGVYVVTGAASGLGAATAEQLIRAGAKVVLADVNPVAGEKMQATLGANARFVLTDVTSETSAQEVFGVASSMGAVVGLVNCAGIAPGEKLLGKGGVHRLDSFMRALNINLVGSFNMARLAAQHISAGPADATGERGVIIHTASIAAFDGQMGQVAYAASKGGVVSMTLPMARELARHGIRVVTIAPGIIETPMMLGMPEEVLESLSRNVPFPPRLGKPSEFAGLVMHILENRYLNGEVIRMDGALRMSAK; encoded by the coding sequence ATGGCTGTAAAACAAGGTGTCTACGTCGTCACCGGCGCGGCTTCCGGACTGGGGGCGGCCACTGCCGAGCAGCTCATCAGGGCCGGCGCCAAGGTGGTTCTGGCCGATGTCAATCCGGTGGCCGGCGAAAAGATGCAGGCCACGCTCGGCGCCAATGCCCGGTTCGTGCTCACTGACGTCACCAGTGAGACCAGCGCGCAGGAGGTCTTTGGCGTTGCCAGCTCCATGGGGGCGGTGGTCGGGCTGGTCAACTGCGCGGGCATTGCTCCGGGGGAGAAGTTGCTGGGCAAGGGCGGCGTGCACCGACTGGACAGTTTCATGCGTGCACTCAACATCAACCTGGTGGGCTCGTTCAACATGGCGCGGCTGGCAGCGCAGCACATCAGCGCTGGCCCGGCCGACGCGACGGGCGAGCGTGGCGTCATCATCCACACGGCCTCGATTGCGGCCTTTGACGGGCAGATGGGGCAGGTGGCCTATGCCGCTTCCAAGGGCGGGGTGGTGTCGATGACCTTGCCGATGGCGCGCGAGCTGGCCCGCCATGGCATACGTGTCGTGACCATCGCACCCGGCATCATCGAAACGCCCATGATGCTGGGGATGCCGGAGGAAGTGCTGGAGTCCTTGAGCCGCAACGTACCCTTCCCACCCCGGCTCGGCAAGCCATCCGAATTTGCCGGCCTGGTCATGCATATCCTGGAAAACCGCTACCTCAACGGCGAGGTCATCCGCATGGATGGTGCGCTGCGCATGAGCGCCAAGTAA
- a CDS encoding acetyl-CoA C-acyltransferase has translation MSEDPVVIVSAARTAMGSFQGALADLPAPHLGAVAISAALQRAQLSAAQIAQIEQVWMGCVLQAGLGQAPARQAALRAGLPQTVACATLNKVCGSAMQAVMLGHDSILAGSASMVVAGGMESMSNAPYLLPKARRGYRLGHDRLLDHMFLDGLEDAYSDQYRGRLMGTFAEDCASEFGFTRAQQDAFAVQSTLRARQAISGGGFDWEVVPVDVAGKKGSVVISQDEGPMAVNLERIATLKPAFSVDGTVTAANSSSISDGAAALLLMRESAALKQGLTPLARILGHASYAGAPEKFPTAPIGVLRKIFAKTGLDAASTDLFEINEAFAVVPMAASRELDIDMEKINVHGGACALGHPIGASGARIIVSLLGALKARGLKTGIASLCIGGGEATAIALELS, from the coding sequence ATGTCCGAAGACCCGGTTGTGATTGTGTCGGCCGCCCGTACCGCGATGGGTAGCTTCCAGGGAGCCCTGGCTGATCTGCCGGCGCCACACCTGGGCGCCGTGGCGATATCGGCCGCCCTGCAACGTGCCCAGCTATCTGCTGCCCAGATCGCGCAGATCGAGCAGGTGTGGATGGGTTGCGTGCTGCAGGCAGGCCTGGGCCAGGCTCCCGCACGGCAGGCCGCCTTGCGTGCCGGTTTGCCGCAGACGGTAGCCTGCGCTACCTTGAACAAGGTCTGCGGCTCGGCCATGCAGGCCGTCATGCTGGGGCATGACAGCATCCTGGCCGGTTCGGCGTCAATGGTGGTGGCCGGCGGCATGGAGTCGATGTCCAATGCCCCGTATCTGCTCCCCAAGGCCAGACGGGGTTACCGGCTTGGGCACGACAGGTTGCTGGATCACATGTTCCTCGATGGACTGGAGGACGCCTATTCGGACCAGTATCGCGGTCGCCTGATGGGAACCTTCGCCGAGGACTGCGCCAGCGAGTTCGGTTTCACCCGGGCCCAGCAGGATGCCTTTGCGGTCCAGTCCACCTTGCGCGCGCGCCAGGCGATCAGCGGCGGTGGCTTCGACTGGGAAGTGGTTCCTGTCGACGTGGCGGGAAAGAAGGGCAGCGTCGTGATCAGCCAGGATGAGGGGCCGATGGCGGTGAACCTGGAGCGCATCGCCACGCTCAAACCAGCCTTCAGTGTCGACGGCACGGTCACTGCCGCCAATTCCTCTTCCATCTCTGACGGCGCAGCGGCCTTGCTCCTCATGCGCGAATCGGCGGCGCTCAAGCAGGGCTTGACGCCCTTGGCCAGGATCCTGGGCCACGCCTCGTATGCCGGTGCGCCCGAGAAATTCCCCACTGCCCCCATTGGCGTGCTGCGCAAGATATTCGCCAAGACCGGGCTGGATGCCGCCAGCACGGACCTGTTTGAAATCAACGAGGCATTTGCGGTGGTGCCCATGGCGGCCAGCCGGGAACTGGACATCGACATGGAGAAGATCAATGTCCACGGGGGCGCCTGTGCGCTAGGACACCCCATCGGTGCTTCCGGGGCGCGCATCATCGTGAGCTTGCTGGGAGCGCTCAAAGCACGCGGGCTCAAGACAGGCATCGCCAGTCTGTGCATCGGCGGCGGCGAAGCGACCGCCATCGCCCTGGAGCTGTCATGA